One genomic segment of Zingiber officinale cultivar Zhangliang unplaced genomic scaffold, Zo_v1.1 ctg224, whole genome shotgun sequence includes these proteins:
- the LOC122036925 gene encoding heavy metal-associated isoprenylated plant protein 23-like has protein sequence MGGAVDYFSGLLGGYSHKRKRQFQTVELKVRMDCEGCELKVRNALASMKGVQSVDINRKQYKVTVIGYVEPNKVVKRVQSTGKRAEIWPYVPYNVVAYPYTPQTYDKKAPAGHVRNVEVITMANQVVRPEDKLSTMFSDDNPNACSIM, from the exons ATGGGAGGGGCAGTGGACTACTTCTCCGGCTTGTTGGGTGGCTACAGCCACAAGAGGAAGAGGCAGTTCCAGACTGTGGAGCTCAAGGTCAGGATGGATTGTGAAGGATGTGAACTCAAAGTCCGAAATGCGCTCGCTAGTATGAAAG GGGTTCAATCCGTGGACATCAATAGAAAGCAATACAAGGTGACGGTGATCGGGTATGTCGAGCCGAACAAGGTGGTGAAGAGAGTCCAGTCGACCGGAAAAAGGGCCGAAATATGGCCTTATGTGCCCTACAACGTGGTAGCTTACCCTTACACGCCCCAAACCTATGACAAAAAGGCACCGGCAGGGCATGTGAGGAATGTAGAGGTGATCACGATGGCCAACCAAGTGGTGAGGCCGGAGGATAAACTCTCCACCATGTTCAGTGATGACAACCCTAATGCATGCTCTATCATGTGA